In Mesoplodon densirostris isolate mMesDen1 chromosome 5, mMesDen1 primary haplotype, whole genome shotgun sequence, a single window of DNA contains:
- the DAZL gene encoding deleted in azoospermia-like, with product MASCLLSAAWRGLGGACVQTRKLARATWGGGAPRVCRGVGVGVPAGPLGACPSPEWGRGGTWRARACDAPGAASCLRSGGRGDLRAEAHPTPSFPYEVGPVHASERPQSAADPDTPNSTISREASTQSSSTVTSQGYVLPEGRIMPNTVFVGGIDFRMDETEIRSFFARYGSVKEVKIITDRTGVSKGYGFVSFYNDVDVQKIVESQVNFHGKKLKLGPAIRKQTFCAYHVQPRPLVFNPPPPPQLQSVWSNPHTEAYVQPPPVMSPITQYVQAYPPYPSSPVQVITGYQLPVYNYQMPPQWPVGEQRSYVISPAYTAVNYHCNEVDPGVEVLPSECSVHEATASSGNGPQKKSVDRSIQTVVSCLFNPENRLRNSFVTQDDYFKDKRVHHFRRSRAVLKSV from the exons ATGGCGTCGTGCCTGCTGAGCGCCGCGTGGCGTGGCCTCGGGGGCGCCTGCGTGCAGACGCGGAAGCTGGCCCGAGCCACCTGGGGAGGCGGGGCCCCACGGGTCTGCCGCGGGGTGGGGGTCGGGGTTCCTGCGGGGCCTTTGGGGGCGTGTCCAAGCCCggagtgggggcggggcgggaccTGGAGAGCTCGAGCCTGTGATGCCCCTGGGGCAGCCTCGTGCCTGCGCAGTGGCGGCCGCGGGGACCTCAGGGCGGAAGCTCACCCGACGCCATCATTTCCCTACGAGGTCGGCCCTGTCCATGCCTCTGAGCGGCCGCAG TCTGCTGCAGATCCTGACACTCCAAACTCAACCATCTCCAGAGAGGCCAGCACCCAGTCTTCATCAACTGTCACCAGCCAAGGCTATGTTTTACCAGAAGGCAGAATCATGCCGAACACTGTTTTCGTTGGTGGAATTGATTTTAGG ATGGATGAAACCGAAATTAGAAGCTTCTTTGCTAGATATGGTTCAGTAAAAGAAGTGAAGATAATCACGGATCGAACTGGTGTGTCCAAAGG CTAtggatttgtttcattttataatgACGTGGATGTGCAGAAGATAGTAGAA tCACAGGTAAATTTccatggtaaaaagctgaaactGGGCCCTGCCATCAGGAAACAAACTTTCT gtGCTTATCATGTGCAGCCACGTCCTTTGGTTTTtaatcctcctcctccaccacagTTGCAGAGCGTCTGGAGTAATCCACACACGGAAGCTTACGTGCAGCCGCCACCCGTGATGAGTCCTATAACTCAGTATGTTCAG gCTTATCCTCCTTATCCAAGTTCACCAGTTCAGGTTATCACTGGATATCAGCTGCCTGTTTATAATTATCAG atgcCACCACAGTGGCCTGTTGGGGAACAAAGGAGTTATGTTATTTCTCCG GCTTATACAGCTGTTAACTACCACTGTAATGAAGTTGATCCAGGAGTTGAAGTTTTGCCAAGTGAATGCTCAGTTCATGAAGCTACTGCATCCTCTGGAAATGGCCCACAAAAG AAATCTGTGGACCGAAGCATACAGACAGTGGTATCTTGTCTGTTTAATCCAGAGAACAGATTGAGAAACTCCTTTGTTACTCAAGATGACTACTTCAAG GATAAACGAGTTCATCACTTCAGAAGAAGTCGGGCAGTGCTTAAGTCTGTTTGA